A genome region from Tenebrio molitor chromosome 4, icTenMoli1.1, whole genome shotgun sequence includes the following:
- the LOC138128271 gene encoding ribonuclease Y-like: MEEIKQILLELSREVKEMRNDISQNNKEMKSLREDVRTMQVNWEKEKLDLEEKITKTEEKIEKLEKDKIRNNLIVTGMRMETEDEELLRNTMEKKINKELSLNVKKKIRDFAKKERINGATVRVKYQGVEIDGRSWKWNKKEQKLMKVGEIKAPKN; this comes from the exons ATGGAGGAAATCAAGCAAATACTGCTGGAGTTGAGCAGAGAAGTAAAGGAAATGAGAAACGACATCAGTCAAAACAACAAAGAAATGAAGAGCCTCAGAGAGGATGTAAGAACCATGCAGGTGAACTGGGAGAAGGAAAAGCTGGACCTGGAAGAAAAGATCACGAAAACAGAAGAAAAGATAGAAAAACTCGAAAAGGACAAGATACGCAACAACTTGATAGTGACAGGAATGCGGATGGAAACAGAAGACGAAGAGCTACTGAGAAACACAATGGAAAAAAAGATAAACAAAGAGTTGAGCCTAAACGTGAAA AAAAAGATCAGAGACTTCGCCAAGAAAGAAAGAATTAATGGAGCCACAGTAAGAGTAAAGTATCAGGGAGTGGAAATTGACGGTAGGAGCTGGAAATGGAACAAAAAGGAGCAAAAGCTCATGAAAGTAGGAGAAATTAAGGCTCCAAAAAACTGA